A single region of the Streptomyces vilmorinianum genome encodes:
- a CDS encoding low molecular weight protein-tyrosine-phosphatase has translation MTYRICFVCTGNICRSPMAESVFRARVEEAGLAGAVEMDSAGTGGWHEGDGADPRTVAVLEDHGYASAHTARQFRASWFPALDLVIALDEGHQRALRRLAPTPQDAAKVRLLRSYDPAAAGDLDVPDPYYGGRDGFEECLEMVEAASEGLLAAVRENVEERAV, from the coding sequence ATGACGTACCGCATCTGTTTCGTCTGCACCGGCAACATCTGCCGCTCGCCGATGGCCGAGTCCGTCTTCCGCGCCCGCGTGGAGGAGGCCGGCCTGGCGGGCGCGGTGGAGATGGACAGCGCAGGCACCGGGGGCTGGCACGAGGGCGACGGCGCCGACCCGCGCACGGTCGCCGTCCTGGAGGACCACGGCTACGCCTCCGCGCACACCGCGCGTCAGTTCCGCGCCTCCTGGTTCCCGGCGCTCGATCTGGTGATCGCCCTCGACGAGGGCCATCAGCGGGCTCTGCGGCGGCTCGCCCCGACCCCGCAGGACGCCGCGAAGGTGCGGCTGCTGCGCTCGTACGACCCGGCGGCGGCCGGCGATCTCGACGTACCCGACCCGTACTACGGCGGAAGGGACGGCTTCGAGGAGTGCCTGGAGATGGTGGAGGCGGCGAGCGAGGGGCTGCTCGCCGCGGTGCGCGAGAACGTGGAGGAACGGGCGGTATGA
- a CDS encoding cystathionine gamma-lyase, which translates to MSTDARAGGFGDGTRAVRAGLPEPVKYEPTLPGPVFAAHFHLPGDPTGPYTYGRDENPTWTHLERAIGELEAPGEPGVETLVFASGMAAISAVLFSQLKAGDAVVMPDDGYQALPLVHEQLRAYGIEVRTAPTGGDAQLSVLDGARLLWIETPSNPGLDVCDIRRLVRAAHEGGALVAVDNTLATPLGQRPLELGADFSVASDTKGMTGHGDILLGHVSCRDPQRAAEVRRWRKIVGAIPGPMEAWLAHRSLATLQLRIDRQCASALALAEALDKRGEVTGLRYPGLPGDPSHAVAATQMRRFGPVVSFALPDRAWAERFLDGLRLVDDATSFGGVRSTAERRGRWGGDAVPEGFIRFSVGAEDPDDLIADVLRALDKAGPAAG; encoded by the coding sequence ATGAGCACGGACGCAAGGGCCGGAGGCTTCGGTGACGGGACACGGGCGGTGCGGGCCGGGCTCCCCGAGCCGGTGAAGTACGAACCGACCCTGCCGGGGCCGGTCTTCGCCGCCCACTTCCATCTGCCGGGCGACCCCACCGGCCCCTACACCTACGGGCGGGACGAGAACCCCACCTGGACCCATCTGGAACGCGCCATCGGCGAGCTGGAGGCACCGGGCGAGCCGGGCGTCGAGACGCTCGTCTTCGCCTCGGGCATGGCCGCCATCTCCGCCGTCCTCTTCTCCCAGCTCAAGGCCGGCGACGCGGTCGTCATGCCGGACGACGGCTACCAGGCGCTGCCGCTGGTCCACGAGCAGCTGCGGGCGTACGGGATCGAGGTCCGTACCGCGCCGACGGGCGGCGACGCCCAGCTCTCCGTCCTGGACGGAGCACGGCTGCTGTGGATCGAGACGCCGTCCAACCCCGGCCTCGACGTCTGCGACATCCGCCGTCTGGTGCGGGCGGCGCACGAGGGCGGGGCGCTGGTCGCCGTCGACAACACCCTGGCCACCCCGCTCGGCCAGCGGCCCCTGGAGCTCGGCGCGGACTTCTCCGTCGCCAGTGACACCAAGGGCATGACCGGGCACGGCGACATCCTGCTCGGCCATGTGAGCTGCCGTGATCCGCAGCGGGCGGCGGAGGTTCGACGCTGGCGCAAGATCGTCGGGGCGATCCCCGGGCCCATGGAGGCATGGCTCGCCCACCGCTCCCTGGCCACGCTCCAGCTCCGCATCGACCGGCAGTGCGCCTCGGCCCTCGCCCTCGCGGAGGCGCTGGACAAGCGCGGTGAGGTGACCGGACTGCGGTATCCCGGGCTGCCCGGTGACCCCTCGCACGCGGTGGCGGCGACGCAGATGCGACGCTTCGGCCCCGTGGTCTCCTTCGCCCTCCCCGACCGGGCCTGGGCGGAGCGGTTCCTCGACGGACTGCGTCTCGTCGACGACGCCACCAGCTTCGGCGGCGTGCGCTCCACGGCCGAACGGCGCGGGCGGTGGGGCGGCGACGCCGTCCCGGAGGGGTTCATCCGCTTCTCCGTCGGCGCGGAAGACCCGGACGACCTGATCGCGGACGTGCTGCGCGCTCTCGACAAGGCCGGCCCCGCAGCCGGCTGA
- a CDS encoding LysR family transcriptional regulator, with product MDLALLRTFVTVHRAGSFTRAAALLGLSQPAVTSQIRTLERQLGRPLFLRQARGVTPTTIGDELAHRAAPHLDALVEIAEAGLDEESGVRTLHLAGPPEFTSARALPALTPLVSQGLAVRASFSGTTEEILDGLAAGHHDLAIATTRPRGGLLTSTPLCDEEHVLVAAPRWAARLAPEVLLRKGAVVLEQLPVVEVHESLPFVSRYWAAVFETKPAAAATVIAPDLRAVLESAASGAGLAVLPRYLCEEALEGGRLVALLDPPVPPLRTYFLVVRAGTLALPHIARAHEWLLRASGDW from the coding sequence ATGGATCTCGCCCTGCTGCGCACCTTCGTCACGGTGCACCGGGCCGGCTCCTTCACCCGCGCCGCGGCCCTGCTCGGACTCTCCCAGCCCGCGGTCACCAGCCAGATCCGCACCCTGGAGCGCCAGCTCGGGCGCCCGCTCTTTCTCAGACAGGCCCGTGGGGTCACCCCCACCACCATCGGCGACGAGCTCGCCCACCGCGCGGCCCCGCATCTGGACGCGCTCGTCGAGATCGCCGAGGCCGGCCTGGACGAGGAGAGCGGGGTACGCACCCTCCATCTCGCCGGGCCTCCCGAGTTCACCTCGGCGCGCGCCCTGCCCGCCCTCACCCCCCTGGTCTCCCAGGGCCTGGCCGTACGGGCCTCGTTCTCCGGCACCACCGAGGAGATCCTCGACGGACTCGCCGCGGGCCATCACGATCTGGCCATCGCCACGACCCGCCCGCGCGGCGGGCTGCTCACCTCCACCCCGCTCTGCGACGAGGAGCACGTGCTCGTCGCCGCGCCGCGGTGGGCCGCCCGGCTCGCACCCGAGGTGCTGCTGCGCAAGGGCGCCGTGGTCCTGGAGCAGCTGCCGGTGGTGGAGGTGCACGAGTCGCTGCCGTTCGTCTCCCGCTACTGGGCGGCGGTCTTCGAGACCAAGCCGGCCGCGGCCGCCACCGTCATAGCGCCTGATCTGCGGGCCGTCCTGGAATCCGCGGCCTCCGGGGCCGGGCTCGCCGTCCTGCCCCGCTATCTGTGCGAGGAAGCCCTGGAGGGGGGCCGTCTCGTGGCCCTGCTCGATCCGCCGGTGCCTCCGCTGCGCACGTACTTCCTGGTCGTCCGGGCCGGCACCCTCGCCCTGCCGCACATCGCGCGGGCGCACGAGTGGCTCCTGCGGGCCTCCGGAGACTGGTGA
- a CDS encoding NUDIX domain-containing protein: MTERPVVKRTARAILLDGNDLILIKRTKPGMDPYWVTPGGGVEPSDTTVVEALHREVHEELGAKITDVVPCFVDTVEHIVDGGVSGVKVQHFFVCRLESMDPSLRHGPEIEEPVGEYEIVRVPFTRVGIAAVHLVPLSLRHYLDGNIEGVRAMHAPDLG, translated from the coding sequence ATGACCGAACGTCCTGTGGTCAAGCGCACCGCACGCGCCATTCTGCTCGATGGAAACGACCTCATCCTCATCAAGCGCACCAAGCCGGGGATGGATCCCTACTGGGTGACGCCCGGCGGCGGGGTCGAGCCCTCGGACACCACCGTCGTCGAGGCCCTCCACCGCGAGGTGCACGAGGAACTCGGCGCCAAGATCACCGACGTGGTCCCCTGCTTCGTCGACACCGTCGAGCACATCGTCGACGGCGGCGTCTCGGGGGTGAAGGTCCAGCACTTCTTCGTCTGCCGGCTCGAGTCGATGGACCCTTCGCTGCGTCACGGACCCGAGATCGAGGAACCGGTCGGCGAGTACGAGATCGTCCGGGTGCCGTTCACCCGGGTCGGCATCGCCGCCGTCCACCTCGTCCCGCTGTCCCTGCGCCACTACCTGGACGGCAATATCGAGGGCGTCCGCGCGATGCACGCACCCGACCTGGGCTGA
- a CDS encoding globin domain-containing protein: MREARHTMEEAVEDAAEEPPRISRGPSPDAILVRRTLAEIAPVADKVTSYFYALLFVRRPELRSMFPAAMDAQRDRLLKALLTAAEHLDDAPVLTEYLRNLGRGHRKYGTRPAHYPAVGEALIGALVRYATGTWDEETEAAWVRTYTTISQIMIDAAAEDELRAPACWQAEVVSHDLRTPDVAVITLRPDQPYPFLAGQYTTLETPWWPRVWRHYSFASAPRPDGLLSLHVKAVPAGWVSGALVHRARPGDVLRLGPPAGSMTVDHSTDNGLLCLGGGTGIAPIRALVEDVAEHGDRRSVEVFYGARSDHDLYDIDTMMRLQKTFPWLSVRPVTEDQGQLPDAVRQYGPWNEYEAYLSGPPGMIRRGVDTLRGIGIPAERIRHDALEGVVAVGGP; this comes from the coding sequence ATGCGCGAGGCGAGGCACACGATGGAAGAGGCCGTGGAGGACGCCGCGGAGGAGCCGCCCCGGATATCTCGGGGGCCCTCCCCCGACGCGATCCTCGTCCGCCGCACCCTGGCCGAGATCGCCCCCGTCGCCGACAAGGTGACCTCCTACTTCTACGCGCTGCTCTTCGTCCGCCGCCCGGAACTGCGCTCGATGTTCCCCGCGGCCATGGACGCCCAGCGCGACCGTCTTCTCAAGGCGCTGCTGACGGCGGCCGAGCATCTGGACGACGCCCCCGTGCTGACCGAGTACCTCCGGAACCTGGGGCGCGGACACCGCAAGTACGGCACGCGGCCCGCCCACTATCCGGCCGTCGGCGAGGCTCTGATCGGGGCGCTGGTCCGGTACGCCACCGGGACCTGGGACGAGGAGACCGAGGCCGCCTGGGTGCGTACGTACACCACGATCTCGCAGATCATGATCGACGCGGCGGCCGAGGACGAGCTGCGGGCGCCCGCCTGCTGGCAGGCCGAGGTCGTCTCGCACGATCTGCGGACCCCGGACGTCGCGGTGATCACGCTCCGCCCCGACCAGCCCTACCCCTTCCTCGCCGGCCAGTACACGACGCTGGAGACCCCCTGGTGGCCGCGCGTCTGGCGGCACTACTCCTTCGCCTCCGCGCCCCGGCCCGACGGTCTGCTCTCGCTGCACGTCAAGGCGGTCCCGGCCGGCTGGGTCTCGGGCGCCCTCGTCCACCGCGCGCGGCCGGGTGACGTCCTGCGCCTCGGGCCGCCCGCAGGGTCGATGACGGTCGACCACTCCACCGACAACGGGCTGCTCTGTCTGGGCGGCGGCACGGGGATCGCCCCGATCAGGGCCCTGGTCGAGGACGTCGCCGAGCACGGGGACCGGCGCTCGGTGGAGGTGTTCTACGGGGCGCGCAGCGACCATGACCTCTACGACATCGACACGATGATGCGGCTGCAGAAGACGTTCCCCTGGCTGTCGGTACGGCCGGTCACCGAGGACCAGGGTCAGCTGCCGGACGCCGTGCGGCAGTACGGGCCGTGGAACGAGTACGAGGCCTATCTGTCGGGTCCGCCCGGCATGATCCGCCGGGGGGTCGACACCCTGCGGGGCATCGGCATCCCCGCCGAGCGGATCCGCCACGACGCCCTGGAGGGCGTCGTGGCCGTGGGCGGCCCGTAG
- a CDS encoding HAD family hydrolase, which produces MTTFPGRGRLHLFDLDGTLIRGSAAAVEISRQLGLTEEIAALERGFLLQGMTPDEFAVQARELWSALTKEQVTAAFEGAPWLAGIREVWADIRAEGGRCAVISLSPDFFVERLLDWGVDSAHGSRWPSVPFTEPIHRPGILDAAAKVSIAHRLCAEYGLGLEDCVAYGDSMSDAKLFAAVPVTVAVNADRHLAGLSRHAYTGDDLREAYDLVRKSAA; this is translated from the coding sequence ATGACGACGTTCCCGGGCAGAGGCCGACTTCATCTCTTCGATCTCGACGGCACCCTGATCCGGGGGTCGGCGGCAGCCGTGGAGATCTCCCGGCAGCTCGGGCTCACCGAGGAGATTGCCGCTCTGGAGCGGGGATTCCTGCTGCAGGGGATGACGCCGGACGAGTTCGCCGTCCAGGCCCGTGAGCTCTGGTCCGCTCTGACGAAGGAGCAGGTCACCGCCGCCTTCGAGGGGGCTCCTTGGCTGGCGGGGATTCGTGAGGTCTGGGCGGACATCCGTGCCGAGGGAGGGCGGTGTGCGGTCATCTCCCTCTCGCCGGACTTCTTCGTCGAGCGTCTTCTCGACTGGGGTGTCGATTCCGCGCACGGTTCCCGATGGCCGTCGGTTCCGTTCACCGAGCCCATCCACCGGCCGGGCATTCTCGATGCCGCCGCGAAGGTGAGCATCGCGCACCGACTCTGCGCGGAGTACGGGCTGGGGCTGGAGGACTGTGTCGCGTACGGCGACTCGATGTCCGATGCGAAGCTCTTCGCCGCCGTCCCCGTGACCGTGGCGGTGAACGCGGACCGTCATCTGGCCGGGCTCTCCCGCCATGCCTATACGGGGGACGATCTGCGCGAGGCGTACGACCTGGTCCGAAAGAGCGCAGCCTAG
- a CDS encoding DUF2269 domain-containing protein, producing MKHLKRPARRALLVVHVAVSVAWLGLSVGLLTLGLTAYTTGDPTLTEASYRAMKVFADWLLAPVAVATLVSGLVLSLGTPWGLARHRWVWIKFWITLATAAATVFALRPEIEHAATAGVADISLVAAPTVSTTAYLFMTAISVLKPWGLTRRGRRLRASASSPKAVDGRSVHQTA from the coding sequence GTGAAACATCTCAAGCGTCCCGCTCGGCGGGCTCTCCTCGTCGTCCATGTCGCCGTCTCCGTGGCGTGGCTCGGGCTCAGCGTGGGACTGCTGACGCTCGGCCTCACGGCCTACACGACGGGCGATCCCACGCTCACAGAAGCCTCCTACCGCGCGATGAAGGTGTTCGCGGACTGGCTGCTGGCTCCGGTCGCCGTGGCGACCCTGGTAAGTGGCCTGGTGCTGTCCCTGGGCACGCCCTGGGGTCTCGCCCGGCACCGCTGGGTCTGGATCAAGTTCTGGATCACCCTGGCCACCGCCGCCGCGACCGTCTTCGCGCTGCGCCCGGAGATCGAGCATGCGGCGACAGCCGGGGTCGCCGACATCAGCCTCGTGGCGGCACCGACGGTGTCGACGACGGCATATCTCTTCATGACGGCGATCTCGGTGCTCAAGCCCTGGGGACTGACCCGGAGAGGCCGTCGGCTGCGGGCATCGGCCAGTTCTCCTAAAGCGGTGGACGGACGATCAGTGCATCAGACAGCCTGA
- a CDS encoding GNAT family N-acetyltransferase — translation MPTSPAPLAPLDQLPIRGLTSGDLTACADLSEDRGWPREEHKWNLLLTAGMGYGIDDPAGKGLIAACVVTSYGPGLAAIGMVLVAERYARRGVGRRLMRHVLAEAGDTPLTLHATPNGKPLYEQLGFVETGRAEMVSGRFTPTEPAPGIPTRPATAEDLQAILRLDTEIFGLDRTPMITRLPAFADELRVAEEDGEITGFAAAWPNMDTHVIGPLIARDTATAQSLVASLAAATDRPLRTDIDVRHTSLLTWLKANGLDSIAFNAVMVRSLPGLPGDWTRRFAPLTVAAG, via the coding sequence ATGCCGACGTCGCCCGCCCCGCTCGCCCCACTCGACCAGCTCCCCATCCGGGGTCTCACCTCGGGCGATCTCACCGCCTGCGCCGATCTCTCCGAGGACCGGGGCTGGCCGCGTGAGGAGCACAAGTGGAACCTGCTGCTCACGGCGGGCATGGGGTACGGCATCGACGACCCGGCCGGCAAGGGGCTGATCGCCGCGTGTGTGGTCACCTCCTACGGGCCGGGGCTGGCCGCGATCGGCATGGTGCTGGTCGCCGAGCGGTACGCCCGCCGGGGCGTGGGGCGCCGGCTGATGCGCCATGTGCTCGCGGAGGCCGGGGACACCCCGCTCACGCTGCACGCGACCCCGAACGGGAAGCCGCTCTACGAGCAGCTGGGCTTCGTCGAGACGGGCCGCGCGGAGATGGTCAGTGGTCGCTTCACCCCCACGGAACCGGCCCCCGGCATCCCGACCCGCCCTGCAACGGCGGAAGACCTCCAGGCGATCCTGCGCCTGGACACCGAGATCTTCGGGCTGGACCGCACGCCGATGATCACCCGTCTCCCGGCCTTCGCGGACGAGCTCCGCGTCGCCGAGGAGGACGGCGAGATCACCGGCTTCGCCGCGGCCTGGCCGAACATGGACACCCATGTCATCGGCCCCCTGATCGCCCGCGACACGGCGACAGCGCAGTCCCTCGTCGCCTCCCTGGCCGCCGCCACGGACCGCCCCCTGCGCACGGACATCGATGTACGCCACACCTCGTTGCTGACCTGGCTCAAGGCGAACGGGCTCGACTCCATCGCGTTCAACGCGGTCATGGTGCGCTCGCTGCCTGGGCTCCCGGGCGACTGGACCCGCCGCTTCGCCCCGCTGACGGTGGCGGCCGGATAG